The genome window CCACGCTCATCCCGCTGTAGAGGACGATACTCGGGGTATGGCCGACCTCGTCTGTTCGCTGCCACAACGGTCGGTTTGTTCGCTACCAGAAAAGGTCTACCAACCGTGTCGCTATGTACTACAACAGCAAATGACTTATCCGTGTTTTggctttttgttatttttttgcattttatcgTACAAATCGCACTGTTTTATGAAACCGAGCGGCTGTTGTGCTGGCTTACCTGTCTCTCGGCGTGAGCCTTCGGCGtagctgtggaggaggaaggggagggttGAACGATAGCCAGCACTGCGCCGTCGGTCCTGGGCTCCAGTCCCCGCAGAGATGGTCCTTCCCCCCGCCTCCATCTCTCTCGCCGTCTCCCTCCATTCAGCGCTCATCGGCTCCTCTCCATCCAACCATTTCGCCACGCAGAAACATCCACATGTCCTCCCCCTGCTCTGTGTGAACGCAACCGCCATTATTTTTCATTCGCGGAGACCGAGCCCTCGCCTCATCTGCTGCCCAAATTTCTAATGTCTTTTTGGGAAGCGGAAAAGTTGAATATGGAAGCCAAATATATGCCAAATTCGTGGTTGTCAATTTTGATACGACCGGCTAATCATATACtcattaaacataaaataaacaatataaaaatatttagtgtacaattattatttttttattccgtGTCACTTCTGACAGACAACTGTCTAGCATGTCCATAAAGGCTACTAAtatgttttttcacattttataccAAATACTTTAGGACTGTTATGACAGCATCTTTTTAGCCCCgcatgttttttgttcttttccttttttataacTTCGTAAcgccactgtgtgtttgtgggaggAACCCCCGGCCGTCCAATCCAGTAAGTCCAATTCAGGGAAGACAAATGACTTTGAAGCACTGGGCCTTGTTAAACcgtgctgcgttcactgactGTGGGAGCACTGGCTTGATGAGAGGAAAAGTAGGCCTCGATCAGACTGCCAGTTTTACATCTTTAgattttattcagatttttgAAAAGTCTGGGTAGCACTAaaattttttaataaatagtacgtaaataaaatgtttttttttttaaatgttgaacgTTGCTATTTTATATCACATCAATTATTGagtaaaataagtaaatgtaagtgcatggttaaaaaaaaaaagaaaaaggtggcCTCCCATCTACTGTAAGAGAGTACTGGAAGTCACAACCTGGGTGACACTGAACCATTTTGATTTGTAGTAATGCTGTAAAATGAgagagacccccccccccccacacacacacacatttactcttGAATGCATTTTATATGAgctaccttttttttctgttacttgagtagatttttttggacaacatgtaCTGTAATGAGTAAAACttcaataaagtaaagtaatacAACTTTAACTTCAACAGAAAATGggagtactctttccacctctcaTTGCCATTAACAGAACCAATCTCTTCTGTTGCTGAAATGTTCTTGTGTGACATTCTACACCTTGACTTGATGGGGCAATTGTTTGCAGAGTGAAATGATTCATATCCATTTTCTTGGTCCTGCGGTAGAAAGGTGTGCCACAAACATGGGTATACctacaagaagaagaagaacttaaTTGTCATTGTAGTTAGTACAATAGCAGcaataaacaatacaaataaaaggatACAAACTTACCTCTGCAGTGGGAAAATTCTTAATGCTGTTAAATTTGGTTCACATGTTGCaccaaaaaatgtgtttcatgatGTTTTTTAGAGGAATAGATAGAGTTTCAGTTCACCAGATTACATTGAAGGCAGCATGTGACAGGTATCATGGTCCAATTGCGCAACCTCTTGTCATTtacagaataaaaatgaaaaaaacaaagtttttacatttattttatttgaataaagtgTAAATCCAAAGGATGTACAGTGtgtcaaggacacacacacacataatgggTAACACAAAAGGtttaaaatacaaatcattAGTACAACACTTGGCTCAGACTACTATTTCCACTCATTCCCTCAGATCCCATTTAATAAAAAGCAATCTAAATCAATTTTAAGTGCATTAcacatttcttttcacattCAAAACAGGTCACCTGAACTGGAAAGATCAAATAATTCAGTAAATCCTACACAATATAAGAGTCAAGGCAAACATGAATAACACTGCTTGAAGCATGTTTGAGAATAATCTGTACTGCATGGAGCAAAGGCAGGAGCCACGGTCCCACAAATTCACATAATAGCTTAACTTAAATAGTAAACATggtgaaattgtattttattaacaTGAGTAGGTTACATGGGCAAGCACTGGTTATCACTTCAAAGCTACTGTAAACGGCTGTTAGGCatgtaaaggggaaaaaaaaggaattaccTCATGTCCTCAAAGGAAAATATCTCTCATTTCCAAAAGTTCCTCCCCTGAATCAAACACACTGAATTCCACATGAAAGAATGAAATATTAAACTGAAACATAGACAATGTTGGAGTAGTAGTTTCATGCTGTACGTCATGAAAATATGGACCAATTGTTAGTTTTCTACTGTAGCTGCATGTCAGAATTCTAGAAATGAGAGGTAATTTCCTCTAAAGATCAATATTAAGAACACAACAGTTTGAAActgcaaaaatgtgtttatacatATTTTCCAAGACACCTGATATTCAGGTTTACTTGTTATAATGAAcggacttcataaaaaaagtctGTGAATTCAATATTGATTGCATGCTGCTGATGTTTATGGCAGTGGGGACTCATTGTAAACATCCTCCCCTGGTTCTTCATCGAATACCACTTTGGCATCATCTGCATCCAGCTGCAACATAAACACATCCAGTTATAAAACAAAGTTATTTGTATAGCAAATGAAATGACGATGTGTGCCTGAGGTTATGGGAGAGGTACTTACACATTTCATCTCCATGTTAGAGAAGACCCTTCCGGTCATGAGCATGCGCAGAGGGACGGTGAGAATGAGAACAAAAGGCAGAGCCAGGGAGAAGGGACTCATCTTCACCACCCACAGGACAGCAAGGCACACGATCTGGATCAGAGTGAAGAGATGCATCCGAAGTGTCTGAACCTGCACATACAAGACAGAGGAGGGAGTTAGCGGAGGAGCACCAGGCTTCAGcctaacaaaaaaaattattatattgttaattGTTATATTTTACATGAAAACTTTCAGAGTGGGGATTATATAATTATACAAGGGAAATTAAGAAATACATTGTACCCACTGGATACAGTCCAAGGGGCTGAAAATTATAGGAATCCATAGGCAAATTGCAATTACGATTATTTTTGGACCACAAGCAGgcacaaaatgaccacaaagataGTCAGAGTAAAATATTATTACACAAATTCACTGCCATTAAATGCAAATCAGCAACAACGAGAGGCAGAACAGCCACAAAGATGAAAAAGTGACattaagtgacacaaaatggcaACAAAGATCAGTAGTAAAATGTCCATAAAGAGACCACTGAGACACAAAACAGTCACAGAAACCTGAagcgaccacaaagagacacagaccaACCACAGGTACACAGAATAACTACGCCAAAAGTTAGCAAAGATGTCACTGAAGAGACATGAAAGGACCACTGTGGTGTGGAATAATACCAGAGAACTGAAGCAACAACAGAGCAATGGAAAATGCAACAGcatagagacaaaaaacagacaaatgcaaaatgatcataaaagtcataattttgagaGTCTCTCTTTGAATGTACGTAATTAGAAGTGTGGTCTCTAAAGAAAAGCTGGGACCCTTTAAATGTCTTCGTTTAATGGTCCATCGCCTCAGAATCTGTACATGGTCTTCTGACCTTTGTCCACTGACAATTAGGACAATTATTTCTCTGGTCAACTgagaaaatagaaatattttcattatacatatatataacgTATAACAAGACATATAACAAGAGGTATTGAGGTGACGTATCACTGCTCTAGTGTTGAGATGGACACTGAAGTGCTCTCCGAGTAACAACAAAGAcgctttctctgtgttttcacttcAAGAGATCATTCGAGAAAAAGTCAACATTATCCATAATACTGTAGATAGCTGAATATAGAGATTTCATAGGACAACAATCAGGGGGGGAGATCTGACACtatttaataaaacataataataatattaacatcaGGAAGTACCTCATTAAAATATATTCACCAACAGTATTTTAGGAAGTTGCATACCCTGGTGGCGTAGGCATCAGAGGGATGGTATTTCTTTGGTGTGATCAGCAGCAGTATCCTGTCCCACATCTGGATTCCACTCAGGGAGGTGATACCCATGTAGAGGAAGATGCCAAACAAAGCCGTCATGGGAATCATCTTCAGGAGAGGCTCCATGAAAATGGAAACACCTAGAAATCAAAGAAAGAATATCAGGATTTAAGGAAAAAGTACATTTGTTTCATTCCTGATGTGTTtgtatcaacactgtaggtgggaGCCCTTACCAACAAGGATGGCCACAACAATGCCACTGATCCTTTGCTCAATCACTTTCTCAATCTCTGGTTTTGGGCCCTTGGACATGACAGTGAGAGCGTTGGCATGGGTGACTGACCGCACAGTGGCAGCGCTCAGCCAGGGAACCCCGAAAAAAGAGGAGATGCCCCCCATGGTGACCAGGAGGAGCAGATCAAAATGGAAACCAGATCCTTTCACCATCTTCCTCTCAGGTTTGCTCACAATCAGGCTGAGGGAACCACAGAGACCATTAAAAGAAACTCTCTTGATGTTTAAGTACACTAAGTTATGGATTATTTATGGACAGAGAAATGGAGTGTAAGAGCATCACATATAGTCACTCACGTAGTAATCTGGGACTcgaggaagatgaggatgaagacaAGCAGAGCAGGGACACAGCAGGCAGCCATCATCCAGATGGGGAAGTCCTTCTTCTCTCCGAGGGGGTTGATGAACCAACCTCTTTCTTTGGGATTAGTCACTTTAACACCGTCCGGCACCTCCAGTTTCTACAAGATGATATTAATTCAAGACACATAGAGCGGCAGGATTATGCACCTTTGTGCTGAGTTGGTGTGAATGTCTGAGTATATCCAGGGACAGTAACATCAGTAAGGAgtgtaaatgtgtctttcaTTATATGGCAAACATACTCAGTGTACATTTAATACCACCAGGAATGCAGGTCATATGATTTTCCATTGAaggttgtgtctgtgtgacacatggctgtgtcaatctcagctgacatatttAAGTATATGCCTCTGATAACTGAACCAAATCCATACCTTCAAACCATTCAGTCCCTTTAATAGCAATGGATAATTTTACATCGCCAGTGTACAGTGTTACACCATTTTAAAGGCATGCAGTTGATATACCCAAATAAAATTCACATTTCTGGGAACCTTTTAGATGCTTTCATAACACGTACCTGAGTGTAAGCATCCTTAATGCTGATATCCACTGCGATCATGATGAAAATTGCAATGGGTACACCGAAATCTCCAATCAAACGACGGAGCTAGTGAGGAAGAGTGCAGAgaatactgttgttgttttttttttaaatgatttctcaTTCATTATACTTGGCACAACTACACCATCCCCAGGGGGAGGGAGCATGTCTTACCGGGCCTGGAAGGTAAGGACCAGTCTTAAATTTACGGAGGAAGAATGCAATGAAGAAGCAACCAAACATCAGGCACATTGACAGCAGAGCAGTGTTGGCGTAAGCCCTctctatctctttctctttgataGTTATGTTGCCATGTGCATCAGTCACAGTATGCAGTGTGGTGACGGCGTAGAAGGGGTCGTCCACCGTGTGGTTCAGACGTTCATAGTTCAACATCAGAGGGTGGGCTTTGAAGATCTGTGCAAGATAGATGAGGTGTCAGACGTAGCTAAAACATAGCAGGACAACAGTTGAGCGCGTGATGGCAtagaaatgtgatgaatgtgactTGGATGAGGTGAGAAAACCTTAAAGAGCTTAGAGAAGGTCTCATAGATGAAGATGAGAGAAATGAGGATGGAGAAGATTTCTTGGGTGAAGCGGGAAATGAATCGGACCAGGAAGCTGCCTTCCACGGCCACGATGATGAACACGATGATTATCAGCCATATGCCAACCCAGACACGACCCACGATGTACTCAAAGCCCTGGGACTTGCAGAACTAGTGTatgattaataaatgaaaatggttGTTAATGGAGGAAACATGCTTTTCCACAGATGGATTGCAGAGATTTCTACATTTTACAACATGCACGTACAGCATAGAAAGCTTCCTCGAACACCAGCAGTGGTCCAGAGAAGCCAATGACAAGAACAGGCTGGGCAGCAATGACACAGAAGATGACACCCTGGATGCTGGTGGAGATCATAAGCTCTGACACACCCAtcattttttctgttttgtccgCTATGATAAGACAACAGACAGAATTACTTGAATGAGCAAAGGTCAGTAAACACCAGTGAGTTACAGCAGCTGGAGAAATCAGACAGACCCAGAAGTCCTCCGAAAGTGATGGCCGGAGACAGTGCAGCAAAGTAGATGAAGATGATCGCTGCAAGGACCTGGACGTTCAGAGCATCTGTGTAGTCGCTGAGGTAGTGACGGTAGCGGCGCTTTATGTCCTTCACCATTCCACCAAAAGGATAGCCAGTACGGGCCAGAGGATCCTCCTTGGGCTGCTCCAGAGGTTTCTCAACTGGATAATCACACAAACCACATAGACGTTAACTGTGTTTACTCTAAATCTGCTTAAGATAAGATTGTTTCATAATTATATGAAAGTTAGAAATGATCTTctaaaaattattaaaaaataaaaaaaaattaaaaaaggccTTATTTCCCATTATGCCTTCCATGTTGGAGATTTTAGACAGAAAGATGATGCTGCCTAACCCAATGTCGTACTGCAATTACTCTCAATAAATTATCGCAAATATACAGTTCAGTCATAACTGACAGATACCTCTTGAAATTAAAAGGATGAAATTATGATTTGGTTCaagacactttacattacagtacaataaCAACATTGTAATAGTGTGTTAATAATTTCAAATGCTATATCCAGCTTGTGGTAATAAGGGCATGCTATAGCagtaataccatgttatttcAAAGCATTACAGTATAATATCAAAGTGATAGCCTGGCAGTGAGAAATACTATTGGCTATCAGTGTAATACATTCACATGAAACTGTTTGGAAATCAATTACCATATTCTAAAGATGAAATTCATCCTCCCTTAAGGCCCATACACATTTTCactgttattaccaagctattacttaGTGATAACTATAGAAATAAGATGGCGTTACCATCATTTTACTTCCCTTTCACAATATTTTTATTACCACACCTGATTTAAAATGCCAGAGCCAACTGTGTGCTGTGCAGTAATCTGACCTTGGATTCTGCTGCCAAATGCGAGACGGGTGTCAATGGGACGGACTCTGTCACGCAGCATCATCTTCTGGAAGTTAATGACTGGCTCCAGCATTGCCTTATCTTGTATCTCAGTGGGAGGAATCACAATGCTGCAGTCCATGAAGTCAGCAATGGCGTTGGTCACATCTTTTTCAGTCTTCGCCAAGAAGGCCTCCAGACTGAACACCTGTCCAAACAGTGACGCAGAACATTTTAGTTCACTTGCACTGAAAAAGAGTGGAGTTGTGTGTTTCTATTGGCTACATATTGCTGAGATGTTATGTTTCTCTTTTACCCAGTCACCCATCAGAGCACCCATGGCACGTCCACTATCACTGTAGTCGATTCCGCTGTGGCTGGGGCCGACCAGGATGAACACAAAGCGAACAGGAATGGGAGACTCCAGAGCAGACTCCATCACCACAGAGTCACTCAGCCTGACAAAAGCCACCACTGGTTTCTGCAGGAATTCTAGGACACCTATTGGAAACAACAGCATTTAGCCATATCTGGTTTAGTACTACATAGAAAAACATGAATACCTCGCAATAATAAGAACATACCTGAGAGGACAATTGAGGCCTCCATGGTGTCAGCGCTGTCCCTCTGCAAAAAAAACGGATCCAGTAAGTTCACTTAGTGCCAACTATGATATGTTATGAATATGACATGTTCACGAGCAGTCAAATATTTAACAGTTGATCAAATTGAGTAAACAACTATACCATTTTGGTCACAGAGAACGTTTGCATCTGAATTTCTCCAGTGGATGTGACCACGGGGCCCTCATTTTGACTAAAAGGACAAATCAAATTAGAATTGTGCAAATCTTTtttacagtcactgaactgaaactgaTAGCTCAAGTTCGTTACCTGCGTCTCATGAGGAGAGCCCTCAGTAGGCTGTCCCGATCGCCGGTGCGAATCTCATTCTTGGAGAGGAGCTCATCAGCTACCTTCTCAGCCACAGCAGAGAAACTGGTGGCATTCAGGTCCAAAATTACAGCCCCTATGGTCATGTGAGGTCATGCAAGGTCATGCATTATTATGGCCTTTAAGTCATCATTCACTAAGACTAAACCACAAGGATTTCAGTTTCAGTGGTATGGTTCAAAAGGTTCACCTGTAGTCATGGTCTTGCGAAGCTGGATAAGACTCTTAAAAGTGAGAAAGGAGACATGAGATGGACCCCATTTTCCTCTAGCGAGGTTGTAGTTCTCCTCGTAGCCCAGCCAGCGGCCGGTCTCCTGCCAGGTGCTGCCCTGGAGCTCATTTAACTCCACATAGGCCTGTGATAATGCACCAAAGTTAAGTTAATGACAGTAGTTGATGGTGGTTTGTGGCAAAGAACATCTTATATTTCCAGGAAATGTGAACTAACCTGAGCGTCCCCTCTTGTGGTGGCATTGGTGTTCACATTCAGGTAAGCTgcaagaaacaaataaaaaaaacgatcATGACACAGGTTTAAGATTCAAAACCAGCAACAACGTCGTAGAGCGTGTGGTGATTTTACCCTCTGAATTACTAGGGATGGTAATGGCTGTCATTGGTggatcttcctcctcttcttccctccTCCTTTCCAAGTCATAGTTGTTGATGTGTCCTGGTGGAGTCCTGTTGGAGAATCCGACATGTGAATTAAACTCTGCCtcctattttaaaaaacaacaaccaatgATTGAAAGACTGAAAGCAAACATACATGCATTTCTGTAATTATACGGTAAGTGTAAGTTTTTAACTGTAGTTAGCAAATGGCCTTATTTACTTAGTATAAAGTGTGTAGTAAAGTATGGCActttaaatgcactttaaaatTGGGCACGTTTCCACTATTGCCAAATTCAGCTACTGCTGCTATTCTATTATTGACCACTAGAGGGCATGGTTGCACAACTTGTTTGACTAGACTGCTCAGACTCCTGATGACGTTTGAGCTACTTGTGAGACCCATGAGGGGCGGTACATCGTAGGAGCACTGCCTGAGATGCTAAGTTCAAGACAAGAAGGCCTATTCAGAAACAGGATGCAGATTTccagtgaaaaaaaaggagagcaaGAACAACCTGCACAGGCTGCATAGCATGAATTACTTTACAGAAGGAAAATAACTTACAGTCTAACTGGAGAGGGGAAGGACATGTCATTGTCTTCATATGACATATCACTGCCCTATAGACAAAGGGGGAAAGGTGCAAAACAATTAATAGATGTTGGATGAAAATAGAACCATAAAGAgactatagatatatatatttgttgCTGCAGATTTGTTGAACAAATCAAAGTACACAGTGTCCATCGATTTCCAGCTTTCCAGGAGAAAGCTGCATTGTCATGTTATCATGAAACAACTGTGGAGCTTTATTATTGGAATAAATCTTAGCTTAGCATAGTAATCTCTACATTTTGAAATTCAGACTGCAAACAAGGGAAAAAGACCAACCTCGCCAAAGCTGAAATTATTTTCCATTGATGTTTCTTGGATTTTGGACTTTCAGCTACTTCTGAGCATTACCTAATATGGACAAAAAtaagcagagaaaaaaatatagTAACGTCagtattttatttctattcttCCAATAAG of Solea solea chromosome 16, fSolSol10.1, whole genome shotgun sequence contains these proteins:
- the slc4a1a gene encoding solute carrier family 4 member 1a (Diego blood group), encoding MENNFSFGEGSDMSYEDNDMSFPSPVRLTPPGHINNYDLERRREEEEEDPPMTAITIPSNSEAYLNVNTNATTRGDAQAYVELNELQGSTWQETGRWLGYEENYNLARGKWGPSHVSFLTFKSLIQLRKTMTTGAVILDLNATSFSAVAEKVADELLSKNEIRTGDRDSLLRALLMRRSQNEGPVVTSTGEIQMQTFSVTKMRDSADTMEASIVLSGVLEFLQKPVVAFVRLSDSVVMESALESPIPVRFVFILVGPSHSGIDYSDSGRAMGALMGDWVFSLEAFLAKTEKDVTNAIADFMDCSIVIPPTEIQDKAMLEPVINFQKMMLRDRVRPIDTRLAFGSRIQVEKPLEQPKEDPLARTGYPFGGMVKDIKRRYRHYLSDYTDALNVQVLAAIIFIYFAALSPAITFGGLLADKTEKMMGVSELMISTSIQGVIFCVIAAQPVLVIGFSGPLLVFEEAFYAFCKSQGFEYIVGRVWVGIWLIIIVFIIVAVEGSFLVRFISRFTQEIFSILISLIFIYETFSKLFKIFKAHPLMLNYERLNHTVDDPFYAVTTLHTVTDAHGNITIKEKEIERAYANTALLSMCLMFGCFFIAFFLRKFKTGPYLPGPLRRLIGDFGVPIAIFIMIAVDISIKDAYTQKLEVPDGVKVTNPKERGWFINPLGEKKDFPIWMMAACCVPALLVFILIFLESQITTLIVSKPERKMVKGSGFHFDLLLLVTMGGISSFFGVPWLSAATVRSVTHANALTVMSKGPKPEIEKVIEQRISGIVVAILVGVSIFMEPLLKMIPMTALFGIFLYMGITSLSGIQMWDRILLLITPKKYHPSDAYATRVQTLRMHLFTLIQIVCLAVLWVVKMSPFSLALPFVLILTVPLRMLMTGRVFSNMEMKCLDADDAKVVFDEEPGEDVYNESPLP